taaaaatgaagaaaaaaacttTTGTACCCGACACAAAACTAGGAGAGATTGGATTTTCAAAGCTAATGATTATGTAAAACTTAACATGTACAGTGGTATCACTACCGGTTACTGTCTATCCAAAGGGGACTGAACCTGTACAGTGGTATCGCTACCGGTTACTGTCTATCCAAAGGGGACTGAACATGTACAGTGGTATCACTGCCGGTTACTGTCTATCCAAAGGGGACTGAACATGTACAGTGGTATCGCTACCGGTTACTGTCTATCCAAAGGGGACTGAACATGTACAGTGGTATCACTACCGGTTACCCTCTGTCCAAATGGGACTGATCATGTACAGTGGTATCACTGCCGGTTACTGTCTATCCAAATGGGACTGATCATGTACAGTGGTATCACTACCGGTTACCCTCTGTCCAAAGGGGACTGAACCTGTACAGTGGTATCACTACCGGTTACTGTCTATCCAAAGGAGACTGGACATGTACAGTGGTATCACTACCGGTTACTGTCTATCCAAAGGGGACTGATCATGTACAGTGGTATCACTGCCGGTTACTGTCTATCCAAAGGGGACTGATCATGTACAGTGGTATCACTGCCGGTTACTGTCTATCCAAAGGGGACTTAACATGTACAGTGGTATCGCTACCGGTTACTGTCTATCCAAAGGAGACTGGACATGTACAGTGGTATCACTGCCGGTTACTGTCTATCCAAAGGGGACTGAACCTGTACAGTGGTATCACTGCCGGTTACTGTCTATCCAAAGGGGACTGATCATGTACAGTGGTATCACTGCCGGTTACTGTCTATCCAAAGGGGACTGGACATGTACAGTGGTATCACTGCCGGTTACCCTCTGTCCAAAGGGGACTGGACATGTACAGTGGTATCACTGCCGGTTACCCTCTGTCCAAAGGGGACTGAACCTGTACAGTGGTATCACTGCCGGTTACCCTCTGTCCAAAGGGGACTGGACATGTACAGTGGTATCACTGCCGGTTACCCTCTGTCCAAAGGGGACTGAACCTGTACAGTGGTATCACTGCCGGTTACTGTCTATCCAAAGGGGACTGGACATGTACAGTGGTATCACTGCCGGTTACCCTCTGTCCAAAGGGGACTGGACATGTACAGTGGTATCACTGCCGGTTACCCTCTGTCCAAAGGGGACTGAACCTGTACAGTGGTATCACTGCCGGTTACTGTCTATCCAAAGGGGACTGAACCTGTACAGTGGTATCACTGCCGGTTACCCTCTGTCCAAAGGGGACTGGACATGTACAGTGGTATCACTGCCGGTTACTGTCTATCCAAAGGAGACTGAACCAGTACAGTGGTATCACTGCCGGTTACTGTCTATCCAAAGGAGACTGAACCAGTACAGTGGTATCACTACCGGTTACTCTCTGTCCAAAGGAGACTGAACATGTACAGTGGTATCACTGCCGGTTACCCTCTGTCCAAAGGAGACTGAACATGTACAGTGGTATCACTGCCGGTTACCCTCTGTCCAAAGGAGACTGAACATGTACAGTGGTATCACTACCGGTTACTCTCTGTCCAAAGGAGACTGAACATGTACAGTGGTATCACTACCGGTTACTCTCTGTCCAAAGGAGACTGAACATGTACAGTGGTATCACTGCCGGTTACTGTCTATCCAAAGGAGACTGAGCACAAATACCCCGACTCATATGTATTGATCAtaacaaacattatacaaacTGGGGATGGTGTcactttgttacatgtatgtttcgcCATCACATTAGACATCGTCTAACCTACCTCGTGGTTGGTAAACATGATGCGCCACACGGTTTTTATGGTGTTGGGCTTTACGGTATCTACAGTCCACACGTTTATCTTTACACGGCTTTCCCCTTCGGACCTCACCTGTACACGACCTTTATATCGGGTTTGAAGTAAAACGAAGGACATAAATTACAATATCATTTCCGTACGATCATCCTGAGTACCACACTACCTGGTACTGGACTCGACCCGGATGAGCAAGGAAATTGATCCGGAAATAAACGAGTGGAAATATTAAATCCCTTCAGCAAGTTGTGAATATCAGGCGTTCCGGAAGTACATGCGTTTCTTCTCACGTGACATCCGTCATACTGCCTCACGTTAAATCCAGAAAAGTAACCGACggtataattatacatatgtatatacattgtgtacgTAGGCTAAATAATGAAGAGTATGGTCTCGGTACCATTCTGATGGTTTAATATTGCGGTACATGAGGGGCGCTGCCACCCGATTTTACGTAGAATTAGGTCACGGAGACTTACCTGTGACCTGTTTGATCAGGTTTATATGACTGAACAATCCACGTGTGTATGAATGTGACGTGACCAAGAAAGTTAACATTCTATACGGATATATAGACTTTCTGATCTATATCTGCCAAAAaaattaataacatatatatatatgaggtaCTGTAAACCGATACCCTTAGGTTTACACAATCTTAATCGTACAATAGAGTCGCTTACAACGTGTCAGTTGTTACGCTACAGTCAAATGTCGAATATCAACAAGGCTACTTTAAACATTAAATCTGGCCACCTAAAACGCTAATGTACACGATACACTCTTCAGGAGATTTGGGATTTAGATTAATACACCAGTTTTGGTCACCTTGCCAGAAACGACGAGATTAGGTCACCCCGAATTGACACTTAACACCAATAATGGTCAATATAGGGATTTAAGACGACAAAAGACGTTTATGCTTTGGTAAAGTGAATAACCCGTCAATCAAATGTGTGCTGTCTAAATATATTCTCTAGTTCGAAATTTGTTTCAACTTCACCGTATCTGTACATCCAAAGTATTCGTAGGACCAAATAAATACTATTGAAAAGTCGTGTTACGTTTACATGACGTTTCATATCCCAATGTATATCTGAGCGTATTTAATGTATGTCATTGTTACCTTAGAGTGTTGAGGTTTCAAACCAATTCCTTCAATTGAGAACCTGAGCAAGACCAAgataaaattaagaaaaaaatattatgtacATCATTTGAATTACGGGGATGGATTTAATACTTGAGTAGAAAATATGTCACCTGATATGATCAGGATCTGATAATTGGCATGACTTGGCAAACTTTATGTCAATGTCCTGACCCGGCAACTCATCATTCAAAAAGATTAGGCCTATTGTAACACCGGAAACAACTTCCGGTGAAATTCCATCCGGAGATCAAAATGATTGTATATCGATTTCTTTAGAATTAAGTGTAAGTAGTGCAGTCTTTCGTCGCCATTGCTTTATCCGCGGTGTAGTTACACCTGTGTGGCGGTCAGACtgacaggtgtatatataacatagactAATATCTACACTATCGGTACCCGGTACACGTATAGTCCCTTTAGAAGTGGGTTTGGAAGTTTAAGGACGTCACAATGTAGCTGCCCACACATTCATACTTCATTTATCATACACACTTTAATTGCAACATAatcctgttatatatagttatttcaTAAAGGAAGGGCAGTACGTTAAAAAGAAACgttatattcatataaatattgattGCGGGGATTCCAGACCGTCATCCTTCGATTGTCACAGATCAGATATAGCATAGATATAAATCCAATACCGCCTTCCTAATATAGTTTACTTGCCTATATATAGCATTCTGATCTAATCAGGAAGAACAAAGTTGTTATACATAAGACTGACGTCGCTCTGATAGtacaacaatgtacaggtacaaCCTTTATACAGAGGTACTTTATGTGGTCCGTGGTGGTtacctatatatgtacaggtacaaCCTTTATACAGAGGTACATACTTTATGTGGTCCGTGGTGGTAAcctatatatgtacagtgtatatgtatggTACACTAATTAATGAGGTCATAGCTGATGTACGGAGTAAAGAGTACATATGTCTTATTTATCTTTACAGCCACTAGAGGTAACTAAATGGATGTCGTTGAGTCGTGCTCCACGCCAGAGGGTGCTGTCCAGGCTGTCCATTGGTGTGTGAGTCAAGGTGTCGACAAGCTGCACGTACTTAAAGAACTGATAAATAAACACTTCCGGTTCCAAGCAAAAATCTCCAGTCAGCCAGATTTATGTACAGATATTCTTCTCAAGGTCATTGAAAGCGGGAATGATGAACTTCTTGAGGTTATTTTACCGCACGTGAGCGAAGACTTCCTGTTACAAAACTGGGTCGGGAAAACACTCGTAACAAGGCTTCTCTGCATTGCTGTTGAAAATGGAAACAGTAAAATTGTACGCTTACTCAGTGGGCGTGGAGCTGAAGGAGCAACAGATAGTTCCTATCGTGGCCGACCCATGCTTCATCTCGCAGTTTTGGCGGGACATTTGGATGTGGCAGGGGAACTATTGGCTGCTGGAGCCGACGTCATGTCAACCGATATTAGGAGGGACCCGCTTCTGACGACTGTGATAAGTGATTCTacagaacaaaggaaggtaAATTGGAATACACATATATGCCTACTAACAGTATTTCAAAGTATTGCTTTGTTTCCcgcatatttaattatatagGCATCGACTTTTAttgaaatgcaaatattttcttgtacattgtataagcAATAAGGTCGTATAGAGAGACATTCTGATAACATTTCACACAGTATCAACGTGTCTGTTGACTACGAATCGGTCACTATGAACTTCATATGCAATATACATCCAACTTTATTGCAAACACGTTTATAAAATAAGATGAAACACTCCTTTCATACCAACACGAAATCGTCCTCTATCTGTTCGccaatatatttcatattatctTAAGGTTCTCGATCACCCTTGATTCCTTGTCCATATACCGGTGGTACCATATGGTCCCCGTTGATATGTTCTACCCATAATGTACACTCTTTGTGCCTATTAAATCGTTCCTTATGAAATCTATAAACTTAATTAAAGAAACGTCTTTTATGTTGCACTGTAAACTTTAGTTCTGTCTTGATTAACTGGGCATTGTAGTAGCTTGAATTAAATTTGATTCGATTATCTTTCCAGTAACGGTTCTAGCGAGATTTACAACTTTGCCTGGTAAACTGTTTCTAGTCATCAACTACTCTCACTGCATTAAAACATGTTTCCTTCTATTCCGGCACGAATGCTGTTTTTCTAGCTTTGTGATAGTCTCTTGTTCCGGTCTCATTGGACACTTTGAGCATATTTCGGCCGTTTTTGGCTTAGTCGGTCAATGCCGTTAATTATTCTAAACATGTAGATGACCTCGCTCTCTTTTTCTCCTGTATTCCACTTTGTACGTTTTCTCTTGAGTCCATACACCTGTTTTGTTGCACGTCGTTATACTCTATTGTCTGTGTATCTTTTGTGAGTATTGGACTCCATACCGTAACGTCATACTCTAGATGACGTCTCATTAGGGCTTTGTACAAGGGCATGAACATTTGGTTATTTAGGGTTATAAAGGTTTTTCTTTTAAGCCCGGTCATTCTGTTTGCTTTTTGATACATTCTGCCACATGAAGACTGAATTTAAGCGAGCTGTCGAATATGAGACCAAAATCTTCTTTTTGATTTACTATAAGACCAAGATCTTCTTGTGAAATGATTTACATTTTCTAATTCTTTGACTGAATAAGCATCACTTTTTGTAATATATCTGTCAGAAATGATCGAATCCAATCCAATAATTTCCCCTTGATTCCACTTTCCATCTTTTAGACAAGTCTGATGTGAGGCACACTGTCAGAGGCTAACGGAAGTCTGGGGTATATTCGTGACGTTGCCTTTGTCCATTTCCTCAATTAGGTCGTTAAAGAAATTATAGTAGTTGGGGGGCGGTAGCACCGTTAATGAGATTGTTTCAGGAAGTTGCTCCATGATGGTGTCCTTGATAATGGATTCTATCTGAGTAACGGTGATTTCGTCGCGAGAGGATAGTATATTAAGTAGTTTGCTACACCTATTTTCGACCTAATAAACACCGTTTAATTTGAATTCTTGTCTTCCAGGAAGAAAAGGTTGTATGGTTATTAAAGAAAGGAGCAGATCCAAAAGCGTGTGCTTCCAGCGGCAAAGAACCGATACACGTGGCCGCCGCTCACTCTGGACCAATCATCGTCCATTTGATAAAAGCCGGATGTGACGTCAACACTCAAGATCATATCAAAGGCGACACTCCACTACATATCGCTTGCGCTCGCTGTTGTGAATGTGCTATACTAACTCTTGTTCAGCATGGAGCTAAGTTTAATCTTCTTAACAATCACGGTGAAACCCCACTTGAAAAATTGCTCAAATTTGCTCAGAACGTTCCAAATTTCCACTCCAAAACGAGAATTATTCTTGCTAAATCTCTGGTCAAAATAGGATTTCGAATGCCATCAAAAGATAAGAGCGAAAAATCAACATCGCGGCAATTCACGACGAGTTGGGCGAAACAAGGTTGCAGATGTATACAAAACAGTCATGGCAACCATGAAAAGTACCGGAGGTCTACAACACCTCTGTAGGTTAAAAGTCAGGGATGAGGTGAGAGGTCAATCTTTTGAGAAATCTGTGGCTTGTCTGGAAGTTCCGAAACTGGTGAAAGACTATCTAATGTTTAAAGACAGTCCGTCGTCAGTAACTACTATCAAAAGTTTGGCTGA
The window above is part of the Pecten maximus chromosome 2, xPecMax1.1, whole genome shotgun sequence genome. Proteins encoded here:
- the LOC117316596 gene encoding LOW QUALITY PROTEIN: ankyrin repeat and SOCS box protein 16-like (The sequence of the model RefSeq protein was modified relative to this genomic sequence to represent the inferred CDS: deleted 1 base in 1 codon), giving the protein MDVVESCSTPEGAVQAVHWCVSQGVDKLHVLKELINKHFRFQAKISSQPDLCTDILLKVIESGNDELLEVILPHVSEDFLLQNWVGKTLVTRLLCIAVENGNSKIVRLLSGRGAEGATDSSYRGRPMLHLAVLAGHLDVAGELLAAGADVMSTDIRRDPLLTTVISDSTEQRKEEKVVWLLKKGADPKACASSGKEPIHVAAAHSGPIIVHLIKAGCDVNTQDHIKGDTPLHIACARCCECAILTLVQHGAKFNLLNNHGETPLEKLLKFAQNVPNFHSKTRIILAKSLVKIGFECHQKIRAKNQHRGNSRRVGRNKVADVYKTVMATMKSTGGLQHLCRLKVRDEVRGQSFEKSVACLEVPKLVKDYLMFKDSPSSVTTIKSLADEL